ATTCAAAATGTCACGAGTAACACAAAATAGGATTGAAAGAATTGTGGTTATTACCCCGTGGAAATACACAAGAAATGCAGACAAATACACAAGTAATGACCTCAGCACACAAAATGCTTTACTCACTTATGTTGGGACCAGTCTTAGGTTCTTGgatgtatattattaaaattgaattcctgcaggggcacctgggttgctcagtgggttgagcgccgggcttcagctcaggtcatgatctcgcagtctgagtttgagccccgcgtcgggctctgtgctgacagctcagagcctggagcctgcttcggattctgtgttcccctctctttctctgcccctcccccactcatgttctgtctgtctcagaaataaataaacattaaaaaaaattttttttttaaattgaattcctGCAAAGAGGGAAGTACAACAGCACATGTTGAAAACATCCTGCATTTCAAAGTGTAATTCAGTTTGTGGGACCAGAGAGCACTATTGCAGTTAGGAGTGTTTTCTGTGTCAAGACTATTTGTGATGTTTTTATTAGATCTAttggcaaaatttcatttgtatGCTGTGAGGATTCTGATTGGTCAGAATTTACAGGTAATGATTTTCTCAAGTTCTTTGGTTTATGGAGGAATTACCCCATAAACCTTATTTCACTGctacttcaaatttttttcctttttttttgtaaaaaaaaattttttttttttaaatgtgtgagagagagcctgagcaggggaggggcagagagagagagggagacacagaatccaaagcaggttccaggctctgactgtcagcacagagcccaatgtggggcttgaacccaccaactgtgagaccatgacctgagctaaagtcggccactcaactgactgagccatgtaggtacccccaaaacttttttaaatgtatatgataATGTCCTATCTTACAAAATATAATATAGTgagtgtactttatttttttctgtgattgaTGGTCTCTGTGCTTATTTGAAAATGACTTCAGCTTGGGTAATACACCAATCAAAAATATGTGTCTGAGGTCCCTTCTGGTGggtttgattttgcttttgcttcattttccaaAAGAGGCATCTGTgtagtatatatttcttatttgaaatAAGGAATTATAAGAAATTGAGTTTAGTCTGTTCTGAGCTGAgaatgtaattttgaaattttgattctGTACTAAATACCTAAAATGAAGATTGTTTTCCTATGATTTGCCTCTTCTAAAAATACATCACCAGGAATCCTAGATACAGTTTTACTATGTTTCTATTGTTCTTTGAATCCTGATCTTTACATTTTAACACTGTCTGCATCCTAACTGAAGGACAGTAGCTTGATACCCAGAATATTAACTAAGTCTTAGtgcacttttattattttccaggagtaccatttatttttaaaagaaattttttcgaagatttcctttttgtatacatatatacatgtacatatacatatatatatatatacacatacacacacacataccgatacccagtgtggggctcgaaccagcAACTCCAAGATCAGAGTCACAttctccactgactaagccagccaggtgcccaataCTGTTTACTGTTACGTTTTATTTAGGATCTATTTAGAATTCCTAAAATAATTCTAGCTTAGTGGGGAGGAAGAAAACTTTTCTTAGTTCTACTATCAGTCATTTTTACCCTGATCTTCAAGTCTCTAAAGAAAATCTGATCTTGATTGTGTACTCCACATTCCTAACAGCAGACAGTTGTCTGCAAGGCAAAATCCTCTAGTCAGAATTCTCTGTGCATTCATAAAGGAGTCTTTggtttttttacatttcaaaatgagaggtgttttttgttttttaacttgaatttacAAAATCTGCAAAATCACAAAGCACTTTGAAAGTTACATAATATGGAatcttatattaaaattttactatcttggttcttactgcttttaatttcattgatcttcgAAAGTTCTGACTAAACTAATAGGGACAGTATTATCCTCAGTTACTAAGTATCCCGGTTTTTATGTGAATTcctcaaggtcatacagcaagtTTCCTAATTCCTCAGTTGAGTGCATTccccattttaataaaatgctgCATCCTTTGGCTGTCATTTATTAGGAATTGGTggtatttgtatacatttattcatttatagatttatgtatttgttgaCGGCTTATGTCCTTACTAATCTCATGTTTATCTTTCTTCAGTGCTTCTCATAGTGGTATCTGTCTGTACAGCTACTGGTGCCTGGAACTGGTTAATAGATCCCGAGACACAAAAggtagaagtttttatttattttatttatttatttttatttttttattacatttatttatttttgagagagagagaaagtgcacacaagtgggggaggggcagagagagaaaaggagacacagaatccgaagcagactccaggctctgagctgtcagcacagagccggaagcagggcttgaacccacagaccatgagattatgacctgagtggaagtcagatgcccaactgactgagccacccaggcacccctagaagttttgatttaaaattttttgcagattaaatgaggtaatgtagTGGTGCTTTGTTCATCGTAAAGTATTATTCAAATGCTACCTATTGTTACAAGTAGTGATATTGAtccttatattaaaaatatcctgggggcgcctgggtggctcagtcggttaagcgtccgacttcagccaggtcacgatctcgcggtccgtgagttcgagccccacgtcaggctccgggctgatggctcggagcctggagcctgtttccgattctgtgtctccctctctctctgcccctcccccgttcatgctctgtctctctctgtcccaaaaataaataaaaaacgttgaaaaaaaaattaaaaaaaaaaaaatatcctgtaTATTCATTTGCTTAAGAAAAACTTTGGTTGGCTCTTGTAGATTAAGTATCTTTCACAGGGAAAAAGGCCTAAGAAATATTACTCCACTTACACtacttctccttcatttctgagctttttacatatctttttacgtatattcatgtatttttaaatatttcagtgtaggggcgcctgggtggctcagtcggttgagcggccaacttcggctcaggtcatgatctcgcggtccgcgagttcgagccccgtgtcgggctctgtgctgacagctcagagcctggagcctgtttcggattctgtgtctccctctctctgaccctcccccgttcatgctctgtctctctctgtctcaaaaataaataaacgttaaaaaaaaaaattttttttaaaaaaaatatttcagtgtaaacattgtctttattctcttttgttcatttagGGTCATCTGTgccagctttaaaaaattataaaatacgaTTTTCTTCTATGACATATCTTTGGTAGTTCCTTTCCTCATACCATAAAGTATTTGAGATGACTTCGCAGGaaacatatatgataaaatagcaaaatataagTGTAAAACAAAGtcaaattagaataaaaaagactgatTGGAGGGCCAAAAACAGGAAGGAAACCAGGTCACAGACAAGGCCATGTGGGCCGGGAAACTTGCCAAAACTGAGTTACAAATTAGTCTCTGAGTTACCTAATCAATAAAGTCACAGTTccatggttttgtttctctgtgaaGAGAACACATGTATAAGTTCCATAAGCTAGCAAAAATTTTGTCCacgtttatcttttaaaaaaaatttcctgccTGAAATTTAATATAGGAAACACTGAGAGATCTCCCATTGGGCACTGTCCAAGAACATCCCTATACCAAATGCAATAACAGATTTCATAATGTTATATCTTGAAGCATCCTTTGATGAAATCTGATAGCGTGTTTCTCAAAATTCTACCTCTTTCTTCTAACTTGTACCTTAATTTCAAACTCACGCTTTTTTATTAGAGAAGCCACAGTCTCCCATTTTTCAGtgaagttttttttccctcagtggaGTTTTATTTAGGTAATAATGTTGTAATTTTCTCAAATCGTAAACCCACatccttttttaaagtgtaattagGTAGACTACTTCTACCAGCTTTATTTATAGTCTGTTAGGTTCTACAGAAGAAAAACCTAAAAGCCAGCTTTTGTCAGCAGTCCGAATGGCAATTCAGGCAGCCAGGGGTTTATTTAGCATGTAGTTTCCCTGACTTTATCCACTGGGGTGGAGATATAAAAGAATAGGAGGTAGGGGAGGTTGGAGATGGAATTTTACGTTAATACAGGAGTTTTTATGGCAGATAGGAAACTCTCTtgtgtgttcattttaaaaagtcgGATCTTAAGCCTGTGCTTGGTGCTCCTCTTCAGGGGAAGAGTGAGGAGGCTGCCAAGAAGATTGAAAAGGTCTGTCTTGGGAAATGAATCTGACTTCTAATTGGGAAAAATATAAGCTGATTTCAGCTAGTTGAGATCTTaataaaacacagaattaaaTGTAATTTGAAATAGGCCCAAAACTCTGTAGTTAATGTAACTTTCTAAATTAGGTGAGAATATAACTATTAGCCTAAGGGTTAGCTCTTTGTATTTCAGTATTTAATAACCTCAAACCtgaaaggagttttaaaaagcaattgtttCTGTAGCGAGAGTTGCAGACTCGAAAGCCAGTGTGTGTCTAGCTGGGAGAACCCGAGGAGAGAAGGAATATAGCCCACTGGACAGTACACAGATGCCTGATCTAAAGGGGGAGATTGGGATTTAGATGCAGTTGATTGTTTCCATGGAGGAAAGAAAGCTGATACTGACTGTTCTAGTTAAAATTAACACCTAAGACACCATATGTGCTTATATTGTGTAGGCCATGTGAAATAGAGCTGGCCTGTGGAAATTCCTGTCCTTAAAGGTTTCACGAAGACGTTCCTCTGGACTATTAACCTTTATGCAGAATTTTATTCTTCTGGGAGCTTATTCCGTTTCTGATATTTCAGcctctcatttcttcatctgacAAATCTATTTAACCCATACCATGCTGACCCAGCtagctttttttaagtttagttctCTTTCTTGAAATATGTACGCATCTCTCAGTAGGAGAGTGAGGTACACAGGCCTTTGGCTTAATTCTCTTGCTCCCATATAGTAACTAGTCcgcttgatttctttttccagacTTTAAACACATCTTTCCTTCTTCAAGTTCTATTCCCCAGTCATCTGGCTGCAGTGCCCACTCTTGTTCCAGTGCTGGACCCTGGACTCTTATCTCCACGTATTCATGTTGTCCTGTTGCCTGCTGTCATCTGATTATACCCAGATCTGAAATTAGCCCTTTGTTTCTCTTAGActctgatttgtttgtttgtttgtttgtttgtttgaagtaggctccataccccatgtggggcttgaactcatggcccttgagatcaagagtcagatgctctaccaactgagccagccaggtgtcccgtTCTTGTGCTTTTTTAAATTGCTTCTTGCTAGGAAgggttcagtaaatatttttggcaggATGGTTTTTGATTATAGGAATGCACTTGTAATGGTTCAAGTCCTGAGAATGAATGGGGGGATTATTGCTATCTTGTTAGGTGAAAGATacgaaacaaattatttttatggccAGCAAAACAACtaagattattttgaattcttcaaATCCTCGTATTTTGAtatgattaaaatgttaacatgtatttaagcacaagtggggaggtaGGTGTTGGTATTGTTCTgagattttgaacatttttatatttcaaactcTTCTTTTTCAGGTGTCCTTCTTCACGTCATTATGGAATCACCCATTCTTCACCATTAGCTGTATCACTCTGATAGGCTTGTTTTTTGCTGGAATACACAAGCGGGTCGTTGCCCCGTCAATGTATCCTTTGCAGAATTGAGTTTTAGTCTCAGCTTAAAGCACCTTCTTGATCATCTAGGGGTTGTTAAAAGCTTATTCCTCATATGATCAATTTTCCTTTGACCACAGTTTTTCAGTATAGCTGCTCGATGTCGAACTGTACTAGCAGAATACAACATGTCTTGTGACGATGTGAGTattgtttatgttaaaaaattacaGATCTGCGTGAGAGGACTGAACGGTTTTGGCTTAAGTAAAACAGACATTAATATAGATTGTCAGTCGGCAAGGATTAATGGTGGGAATATTCTTTATAGCACTGATCCTAAGATACACATTTACGTCTCTGAAATTGAGATGCATCTAATAATTTGTGGTGTTGTACAGTttagtcttttcttttaagtaagctctgtgccagtgtggggtttgaactcaaaaccctgaaatcaagagtcacaggctctactgactgagcccgccaggcacccccaatttaatctttattaatgACATCGCTTTttagccttttggctaagatcaagtgtaatcTTTCTTAATGACATAAAATCACCATGTAGTGTCTTATAATTGAAGTCATCATAGGTCTAATATAGAGTGGTCACTATGGGCCAAAACTAGCTTGGTGGGTGTAGGTTTTGTAAACTAATGGTATTCTGTATGTAGGATTTTAAATTAGATCTCAGATCAACAGACTACAGACATACAAGccaactgtgtttttaaaagttgatcAGATTTTGACGTATTAAGAGTATCTCAGGTGTCCGAttggctcattcagtagagcacttgactcttaatctcaggatggtgagttcaagccccacgttgggggtggagcctagttaaaattaaaagataatatctcatggttttgatttgcttatttattaaggtgtttttttccttcaaatcaaAAAATTATCGGGGtgttttgggtggctcagtcagttaaacgtctgacttcagctcaggttatgatctcaaagctcatgaatttgagccccacgttgggctctgtgctgctagctcaaagcctgaagcctgcttcgaattcttggtctccctctcttctgcccctcccctgttcacactctgtttctctctccttcaaaaataaataaacattaaaaaaaatgttttttaatgtattaagtaATACCTTgtataaaaaattagaataaagaggaaaaaaagatactaGGAGCAGGAAGCCCACTGCTATGAGTGAAGAGAATAAAGACTaaacactttgattttttttaatgtttatttttttaattttttaatgtttatttacctttgagagagacagagtgtaagtgggggagggacagagagggagactcaaACTGAAgtaggcttgaggctctgagctattagcacagagcccgaggtggggcttgaagtcacatcatgacctgagtggaagttggacacaactgagccacccaggtgcctctttgttgatttttgagagagagagaaagtgcgcacGCATGCAcaggccggggaggggcagaaaggagacagaatccaaagcctcctggaggctctgagctgtcaacacagaatcacatcatgacctgagcggaagttggacacttaaccaactgagccacccaggggtcccaacactgattttttaaaaattaggagagaagggggcgcctgggtggctcagtcggttgagtgtccgacttcggctcaggtcatgatctcacagtttgtgggttcgagccctgtgtcgggctctgtgctcgtgtccagctcagagcctggagtctgcttcgattctgtgtctccctccctctctgcccctagctTGCGCAtgcgcgctcgctcgctctctctctctctctctctctctctcagtctcaaaaaaaaataaacataaaaaatttttttttaaaaattaggagagAACAAGGGTAGTATTTTAAGTCAAAAGGGAAGAATTGGGCTAGTAGTGTTTAGATAATTgacttcctttggaaaaaaatgaatttagatcTCTGCATCAATTAAACTAAATTCCAggtaaagttttttatttatatatatatttatttattttgagagagaatgagagagtggaggaggggcagagggagagggagagaatcccaagcaggctccacactgtcagtgaggagtccaacgcagggctcaaacttcacaacttgtgggatcatgacctaagtcgaagtccgatgcttaaccgaatgagccacccaggcgcccctggttgtaAATGTATTTAAGAAGACATTCACATCCCACAATTAAAgcattagaagaaaatacaggtgaATATGTTTATAATCTTGGTGCAGAAaagctcctttttctttttaagacacaGAAACGCCATCATGGAAGAGGTTGGATACCTTTAGTTGAATCGACATTTGGAAATTTTGTACAGCAAAAGGCAAGAAATTAAGTAGTGATTAggtatttgtggggcacctggctgcctcagtggcaaaagcatgtgactcctgatctcagggtcatgagttcgagccccacattgggtgtagagattattgcAAAAACTAAATAACTTAaagggtgggggggcacctgagtgactcattCTGTTAAGTTTGtgacttgattttgactcaagtcatgatctcatagtttgtgggattgagctccacatcaggctctatgctgacagcgtggactCTGTTtagaagtttctctctctctctctctctctctctctctctctctctctgcctctcccctctgtgCACTCaggctcgctctcgctct
The Panthera uncia isolate 11264 chromosome E2 unlocalized genomic scaffold, Puncia_PCG_1.0 HiC_scaffold_19, whole genome shotgun sequence genome window above contains:
- the CNEP1R1 gene encoding nuclear envelope phosphatase-regulatory subunit 1; protein product: MNSLEQAEDLKAFERRLTEYIHCLQPATGRWRMLLIVVSVCTATGAWNWLIDPETQKVSFFTSLWNHPFFTISCITLIGLFFAGIHKRVVAPSIIAARCRTVLAEYNMSCDDTGKLILKPRPHVQ